DNA from Solanum stenotomum isolate F172 chromosome 3, ASM1918654v1, whole genome shotgun sequence:
aaattgaatttaaaaataagatttaaaattattatttttgggggGAGTGgttggggggctggtttgagggtagagacaatataaattgattttttaaacaaaaaagtaattgtaatttgaagttggaagagaggtttggaaaatgtttcccttaagttttgaagggaagtcattttccttgaatttgaggaatatgagttgatttggaaaacattttccaaaacatttaacccaaccaaacatgagaaaattggaaaacatttccttcataccaaacacacccttaatctTTGTTGCCCTAATTTTCTAATGCTACTAAATTGTTGGTCCATTGACCACTGATGAAAACAAACAACAACTCCAATTAAACATCACAACACATTTAAGTTCAGTTTCTCATGTTGCCCAATATATCTAATCAATATTGACCCACTGCTTGAACGGTTAAGTACATGTtaaatcaaacttaaaatttaaattaaaccgAAAGTATAACGTAcgatatatttaaactatttccaATAATACAGGgatatatttgacccttttccctttttaaattaTAGAATCAGTGCGACTTAAAAAGCGAATGACACACAGTAATAAATATGGTTAACTAACAAATTACATAGTTTTAAGGACCGTGCATATACTAAAATTGCAAGTGAAGGTATTCCACCAATACTCAGCTATTACAGCGGATTCAAGATTTTTACCAAGggggtttgaaaaataaaaaattagcgCATGAagtttgaacttgaaatctCAAGGTggattcataaaaaaataatgtcattttaattttaaacattgATATTTACTCAAATACAAGAACTACAATACaccagaaagaaagaaaaaataactgCAATACAAACTTCACTTTCAAGctgtttgaaaaaaaagttacctGTCAATTCATGTTTGTTCAGCTGATGAAGACTACAACTATGGTGATTGCCTTTTCATACCATGGCCATcaccaatttattttttccatccGGTGTCTAAAGTCCGCATCGAAGCCCTGACTAAATTCAGATCGCACACTGCAGGACCCGAGTGACACTCTCAACAAGATTTTATCCATACTTAGGACTCGAACCCCAGATCTTTGATTAAGGGTGGAACAGTTCCACcactgcaccacaacccatgttagTAGCCGTCACCAATTAATGATCATGGACTTGGTTAAATTAGAGGTCTCATCGTAGATTCATATGTGGATTATAGGTGTACACCAATCTATCTGGTTTTGGCGATCATGGACTTGGTTAAATTAGAGGTCTCATCGTAGATTCATATGTGGATTACAGTTGTACACCAATCTATCTGGTTTTGGCCCTACACATCTATGACCCATTTATTTCCTAATGATGGTGACGACTAATCAGTTTGCATGTATCCTGATTATTTCACTAGATACCTGCATAACTATACCCTACATAAAGACGCCTTTCGTGGAAAGAAGTTGAAACAAAATACTTTAAGAgagtaaaaaattcaaatgtgTCTCACACAACTAACGTCCCACTGTAAAAAATTTCACCATGTAAACACCAATCAATTGGAACTTCACAAACAATATAAGTTTTAGAAGTTGACAAAGTGGATGGAAAGCTGCTAAAGTTGTGAACAGGCTGATGCAAAGGAGCTAAAAATGATAGAGCAGTCCAGCAGCCAAGGGTTAAAAGTGTTTCTGGGGCTCTGGCAAAGAGTAAATTTCACCATTGTAACACGTACGTTAGCACTGAAGGCAAAGAAGACGAGACTTGTTATCTGTTGTTTCATTAATAATGTGTTGTGATTACACAACGATTAAACATCAATCCACAAACTAAAATTTcataattccaacaactaaatccatcaacaaatatattatttcaaaatttaaagctaagtgtcaacactagatggacacaaatcgatcttgcaagaaaatcaattttgtcatcaataggatcaactagtgttggtacttatgcttaacaaatatattatttctaagtTTAAaactaagtgtcaacactagatggacacaaatcgatcttgcaagaaaatcaattttgtcatcaataggatcaactagtgttggtacttatgcttaataTTGAGTATATGCAAATTGATATTGGATAACTGATACAATACAAGTTGGTTAGAGTTAGTTAAAATTGTTCATATTTCACATGAGTTAGTTAGACGTTTGGTTACTTAAATTAACCATAGTTAGATGAGGTGGTTATCATATAGGAccactatatatacatatatacaattagtTGAGTAAGGTAAGTCATTGTAAAAGCATTTCCTCTCTAAttcattattcaatttttctcTCTGCAATGTCTTCAATTTCTCTCTGAATCTAGAAGTTTCCAACTGGAATTGTGAATCTAATTGTAAattcaacatggtatcagagcaatcTGTATGAATCTAGGAGTTTCTCTACTGTGTTAGTGAAGAACTGAGAGATTCATCAAAGACCAATTGCTGAATTTTCGAATTTGTATCAACATGACGACGAAACCAGATCACAATCATCCTCTGTTTTTGTCTTCTTATGATGTAGCTGGTGCTGTTCAGATTGGAATTCAGCTCACAGGGATGGAGAATTATACTCTTTAGAGTAGAGCAATGCGTCTGAATCTATTGACTCGAAACAAGTTAGGATTCATTGATGGACTTGTTCAACGTGATANTTCACATGAGTTAGTTAGACGTTTGGTTACTTAAATTAACCATAGTTAGATGAGGTGGTTATCATATAGGAccactatatatacatatatacagtTAGTTGAGTAAGGTAAGTCATTGTAAAATCATTTCCTCTCTAATTCAATATTCAATTTTTCTCTCTGCAATGTCTTCAATTTCTCTATGAATCTAGAAGTTTCCAACTGGAATTGTGATTCTAATTATAAattcaacatggtatcagagcaatcTGTATGAATATAGGAGTTTCTCTACCGTGTTAGTGAAGAACTGAGAGATTCATCAAAGACCAATTGCTGAATTTTCGAATTTGTATCAACATGACGACGAAACCAGATCACAATCATCCTCTGTTTTTGTCTTCTTATGATGTAGCTGGTGCTGTTCAGATTGGAATTCAGCTCACAGGGATGGAGAATTATACTCTTTGGAGTAGAGCAATGCGTCTGAATCTATTGACTCGAAACAAGTTAGGATTCATTGATGGACTTGTTCAACGTGATGATTTCAAGGAAGCTTTTGAAAAACAGGACTGGGATCGTTGCAATGCAATGGTGATTTCGTGGATTCTGAGCAATGTAAGTAAGGATTTAGTCAGTGGAATTCTTTTTTGTTCAAGTGCTCATCTAGTTTGGACTGACTTGAAGGAACGATTTGACAAAGTTAATATGTCAAGGATTTTTCATCTTCACAAAGCAATTGCCACCTTAACTCAGGGAGTTTCTCCTGTCTCTGTTTATTATTCCAAATTGAAAGATCTTTGGGATGAGTATGACTATTACTCCACCTCCTGCTTGTGGTATGACTCTATTACTCCACCTCCTGCTTGTGGTTGTGCTAAATCGAAAGATTATACTGATAGCTTGTTGAGGCAaaagttgttgaagtttctaATGGGATTGAATGACAATTACAGTCAGGCACGTAGTCATATTTTGATGATGAATCCCACTCCGAGTGTGAATCAATGTTATGCAATGATTATACAAGATGAGAGTCAAAGAGTGTTGTCTGGTGAACACTCTACTAGTGGTTTGTTATGGATCTAATTGCATTATTCTCACATAGATCTGGAAACTCTATGAGCTTAGGTTCTCAATCGAATGGAATAGAATACTCAGGAGGCTCAGGAGGTCCTGCCAACTCAAGTGGTGATTCAGGTGGGACTCGTGAGAAATCCTCCATTGTATTGTGAGTTTTGTAACGTGAGAGGTCACTCTAAAGAGGCTTGTTTCAAACGCTGCATTGCAATATGAAAGGCCACACTAAGGATAATTGCTACAAGTTAATAGGATATCCAGCTGATTTCAAAGGGAAGAAGAAAGTCACTGCAGCTTCTGTTATGTCAACAACACCTCCACAACACAATGCTATTACACAGGATCAGTATAACCAAATCCTTAAGCTGCTGAACAAGCCAGTACTATCTGATTCCGCTGCTAATTCTCAGGCTTACAATGCTAATTCAACAGGTATTTTTGCTAGTATTGTTTCACATTCTATTTTACCTACCAAACATGAACATTGGATAGTAGATAGTGGTGCTACTGATCATATGGTAGGGAATGAATTATTGTTGAACACTAGTCTGACAGTTCCTAATTCAGGCAAAGTCCAACTTCCTAACGATGATTCTGTTATAGTCACACAGTCTGGAAATTGTCAATTAGAAGGAGGTGATGTAATTCACAATGTGTTGTGTGTtcctaaatttcatttcaatctCCTGTCAGTGTCCAAACTGACAAGAGAATTGAACTACTGTGTATTATTCTTTCCTGATTTTTCATATTCTAGGACCTCTTCACTGGGAAGGTGAAGGGGATTGGTAATGAACACAATGGCCTTTACACAATGAGATCACCAATAGCGAATGAAGGCAGTAGTTTTAAAGCTTTGGCTGTGGCAGATTGCAGAGAAGAATGGACTATTTGTCATCAAAGATTGGGACATGTGCCTATGGCTGTCATTAGAAAGCTAATTGTAGTGAATAATAGACATACTCTAGTTTTGAAACATTGTGATGTTTGTCCAATTGCCAAACAAACTAGGTTACCATTTTAATCCAGTATTAGTAGATCTTTGCACTGTTTTGACTTGATTCATATGGATGTATGGGGACCATATAAGGTTGCTACTCATGATAATATGAAGTTCTTTCTTACTCTAGTAGATAACCATTCTAGATGGACTTGGGTGTTTCTAATGCATCTTAAATCTGATGTATGTGCATTACTTAAGAATTTTCTGAATATGATTGCAACACAGTTTGGCAAGAAAGTAAAAATGTTCAGGTCTGATAATGGAGGTGAATTTTTCAATACACAGTGCAAGGAATTGTTTAATAGTCGTGGCATAATTCATCAAAAATTTTGTTCCTacactccacaacaaaatggggTTGTGGAGAGAAGGCACATGCATATACTTGAAACTGCTAGGGCTATCAGATTTCAAGGACATTTGCCTATTAGGTTCTGGGGTGAATGTATTCTGGTTGCTGTGTTCATAGTCAATAGAGTTCCTTCTACTGTTCTAGGGAACAAATATCCTTATTGCATGATATACAAGAAGCAAGTTGATCTTTGTTACATGAGGACTATTGGTTGCTTGTGTTATGCAACCAACTTGATTAAGGGTGACAAGTTTGGAACTAGAGCCATTAAGTCAGCCATGTTGGGTTATAGTAGCACCCAGAAAGGTTATAAGCTATATGACTTGGGGGCTAAATCTATCAATGGAACACATCTTTCCTTTTCAAACTAACAATGCAAGTACTCTTGGAGATCTTGTTAATGATGATAAGTTCTTGATTTCCATGAACCAATATTCTGCTCCTATCATACATACAATTCCCACTCCTACAACTGTGGTGGAAGCAGACAGTGAACATGAAGTCCCTGCAGTTGTGGTTGATGATGTAAGTGTTCCCTCTGATGAGAACTTAGATGATGTTCCTGCATTTATAGCTGATGGTGTAAGTATTGCCTCTGATGAGAATCTGGAGCATTCTCCTATCATACTGAGCAATCCTGATGAAATGTTGGCTCCTTCCAAAAGAACTtcaggtagaactagtaagccTCCTATCTGGCAAAAGGACTTCATTACTGGAAAAAATTCTAAGTCTGCCCTTTCCTGTTTGTACCCCATTGCTGATAGTATTACTTACAATGGTCTGTCCAAATCATACCAATGTTATGTGGCTCAGATGTCTGCAGAGTCAGAACCAAAATGTTATAACCAGGCTATTAAGGATGCAAGATGGATAAAGGCAATGAAGGATGAGATTCAGGCCTTGGAGGACAATAGGACTTGGAAGGTTGTTCCATTACCAAGTGGGAATAAAGCTTTGGCTGTAAATGGGTGttcaaaattaaatacaaaGCTGATGTTACACTTAACCAagtttttccagatttttgaattccttccaaaaaagACTATTTCCGattttaagcctcttcatagttatttcaacttaccggatgttacagtattctaactttttatttataaaactatacaaaattgttaaacTTTTTTAAACAATCAATTGTAGGTGTAAATGAAACTTTAGTATTATGctagcaaaattatgattaataggaaCATTTTAAACAACCGACCTCCGAATGTCGCTTTTACTAAAAGTATTTGGATGGaataaaaataccaacctcATGAGCtcagtattttatattaatttattttttaatttatataaaaccGTCATCCGGAAGACGattaatttaaagttaattgaaactattaatttattaattttatggaagtcactatataaatattttaatgaaaattaatttaattacatactatttaattttactgactttcggaagtcggtattataatattttttattttttattttacacaaaatcgtcctccggaagacgatttaaataaaattaaatcaaaatgtttctcaattttgtttttcatatttaattgagaaaaaataaaatattgttatttatttattttatttaataccgacatcaagaggtcggtttttattgtaattcaatttttccaggaaaaattctgacctcccagaggtcggaattttatTTTTCCGCTTTATTTTGCACTACAAGTAGTcgatttttttaagtttttttaattttttattctttttaacaatatcgacctccggaggtcggaaattaCCGATCTTCATTTGAGGTCGGTAATTTTTAGATCGGTATTCACtgattttttagtagtgtatttTTCATAACTCTTGTATATAGGATGAAATGAAATTATCCAGAGATGGAGATTAATGAATTTTGAGCTATATGTATtgattattctttattttttttaggtgcTTAAGAAGTAATGTTTCTATTCTATTATTTCCttttgaattgtttatgttttgGCAAAACTAATTATATGTATAGGAGGACTTATGATTAAATGCAATTTTCTCcttattctttatctttttaaattttttcttttgctagataattttttatcttatttaatCATATTTTGTAGATTATAGGAGATATATCTATAATGAAAATGATTAGATATTCTTGCATAATTTGATTTTACaaggtaaaataatttgatatgtctaatataattacaactctttctttgttgaaatcatacatttaatattatttgtttgtgttCGTGAAGATATAAATcctgagttttttttaaaaaaacatttaatttattCTCTTCAGACCTCTATGTAATTCTTagataatttgattatattataATGATAacactcttcaaaaatattatttgttcaGATAAATTCATCTCttacttttttgttgataatattattatattgtgtttgtggggtataatattttaaaacatagaAGCAGAAAATGAGTCAATGGATATCGATATGCTACTTAAAGAAATATGTACATATACTTTCATAGTCCGGTGGAACAatttttattaacaaaaaatgATAGAACATGagaatttaaagttaatttataattttgaaaatacagttgattttattaaaaacaaattatttattaatgtgtaaaattgcaatctttaaatttttcctttttgttgtttttaagGAGATTTCAAGTTGTTTATTAATAAGTCAAGTTGCAGTCTTTATAGTTttcatatttgttattttcatgaGCTCTcaagttatttcaaaattgcgattaatttatatttttaaaaatacagttGGTTTCCTTGCTTTCTATTTACTCTAATTCTTCGATACATAAAATTGAATCATTCATCAAGCTCCTCTTTTTTAGACCTTAACAGCAATAACATCATCTTATAACGCTACATATATTATTGTTCTTGAAATCCTTCTAATTGGTATTGAGCTTACCTCCACTTTTATTTTGTCGTTGTTTGTTATCGAacgataattttaaaaaaagttactaAACCCATTGAATATAGttattaatttgataaattatgATACATGGACATTTGGACATAAAGTGAGGCAATGACTgcataataatatattaaaattattaagatAAAACGTATTGAAtgggcgggtcaagacccaacccatttTTAAGCTCATTGGAATCCAGCTCATTTTAGCCCAAAGTAAACTTTGGCGAGTCAGGACCCAATCCAATTTCTATTTCAATccattttaatatctttaatttcaattcaaCCCGTCTATTTGACACCCCTGACTACATTATAAATAATCGCTTGATGCAAGTTGACTGAATGTTATGGCATATCTCATTCCATTTGGGTGCGTgacactaattttatttaaaagacaaaagaaCAAATCTTAATCCTATATATTGCCAATGTAATTAAACAAAATCTTATATATCCTTATTACCATTACCATTTACcactattttttactttttccctttttctctaAATAGAAAAACATACTAATAAGGCAAAtagaataatattaaataacaaaagaatACACGATTGAACAacgataaaaaaatatgtaatataaGTAAATGAAGGAAATTGGGAGAGTCCAATACTAACATAACATCAGATTCACATTATTATCATATTAAATATAGCTCCAATAAGCAacataaaatatcaatattattacatataagaaaaacaaagacataaatatatatatccaaagCTATATATATGTCTTAGTAAcgaattaataaaatcaataagcaaatacattttttctttctcccCTCATTAGAGTATgttccaaaattaaaaataaattatagttaAATGTGAGGTATATTTAAATTCAACACTGGGGCATATCAGGAGGGGGAGGAAGCAATTTCTCTTGAGAGCCTTTTCCATCTTTCACAATGAATGCCATTTCATTCCCCAGCTTACGTGACGTTCTAAATGGCAAATGCATAAACCATACTCCTGTcacataaaacaataaaatttaaaaattgcatattgttaattaagagtttgaattatatatattgacgacgtgatttaatttaatacaataagtgttatataattaatttacttgAGCATGTAGTAGTTATTTAGTTAACAAGAATCCATGCATGAATCAtgatatcatataaaataaagttgagtttaacttctaaaaataactatatgatgacttgttgtgaaatgcactattcttaattttattcaatccctatgatgtgagtgcatttATCCTATAATGATTTGTGGAGGTTGAGTCTTTGAACTCTCAATGAAAGTTTGTTCTCGTATGAGTGGGGTGTCAAATTATAGGAGCACCCTTGacagatttcacctatgtgagtgtgaaagtAGGTCGCTTTCTATGAGAATGAGCTTATTCTCAAAAACACTCATGAAATTGGGATAGCAAAAGGCCGTAATGTGCTGGCTATTAAAGCTtatgtcaacaccttgattattgTGTGTAAGTAGTGATACTTTATTTCCCTTAagcagtcatagttcaagtctgagatcactactgactctggagtaaaggttattattttactaagtgaaggttcaatgcagagcacaccttcattatgcataaTAGTCTACCCTCAACTAAGTTATGAAGAATTCTCTTatctaaatattaaaatgagtgggggattgttggtgtgacattttaatattaataaaaatatattatgtcaCATTATGTATTATGTTATGTCTATTGATGGACATTACATTTGTGTCTCTTTACTCTCATCAATTGTGGAAGAAAGTGGTCATTAGTTGTTGGTAACTTATGTAACCACCAACTCTTCATTTCACCCATTATTCCTTCTTCATGTCTTGTAACTTATGTACCATTTGGGCCATTCATTTGGCAAATTTACTACCCactatcttcctattcattgcaaggaagaattcatcacctataaatagtgTGGTCTTCCTTGTGTTGGGGAGATGCAGAGACAACAAGAGAtgtacaagaaaatatagagtgaaaaagatgagtagtattatattgagattagtgtagtgaaagagagagttgagacttagaaaaatattctaagtcttcaactatattcactatacaaaagagagtaattatatgttgaaggaaggtgttctttttgtggagctttgaacTCTTCAACTAATACGGAGTTGCTTGAGTTGTACGACGTTGTTGgattgttgtatcctggaggggacaagtcaagagtatTACTGCTGGATCAATGTAGATTATgcgcagtgggcttgaatctccttaaagagagcgagatatctgCGCCTCAGCCTAAAGATTTAATTATAcgtttttgttcattttatttcaactgtaatattttatatttgtggtatattacaccaacaatGTTTGATACTTTTTTTTAGTAGTTTAAAAATATTGCTCATAATatcactttttaataattatatcatatattttgaaaagttaAATCAGATACATAAATCTATAAGCTTTCAATGTCTTGTATCTGCTTATGGTTAATGTATCTAAGTTGTTAATGTCTTGTATCCGATTTTCATGTTAATGCATCTAGTATGTATATGAATCTGGCTACCGTGAAAATACCTTCACCATCACAGTTTTGATCTGGAATAAAAATGactattgttaaaaaaaaatatagatcaagattcgaagaaataaaattgaattaatggaAAGAAGAATATTTTATACACTTTTAATGTTTCTCAAAAAAGAATGAACgaaattctatatttttggaattttttttgaagttgttaTGT
Protein-coding regions in this window:
- the LOC125858812 gene encoding uncharacterized protein LOC125858812; the encoded protein is MTTKPDHNHPLFLSSYDVAGAVQIGIQLTGMENYTLWSRAMRLNLLTRNKLGFIDGLVQRDDFKEAFEKQDWDRCNAMVISWILSNVSKDLVSGILFCSSAHLVWTDLKERFDKYDYYSTSCLWYDSITPPPACGCAKSKDYTDSLLRQKLLKFLMGLNDNYSQARSHILMMNPTPSVNQCYAMIIQDESQRVLSGEHSTSGSQSNGIEYSGGSGGPANSSGDSGGTREKSSIVL
- the LOC125858813 gene encoding uncharacterized protein LOC125858813, producing the protein MKGHTKDNCYKLIGYPADFKGKKKVTAASVMSTTPPQHNAITQDQYNQILKLLNKPVLSDSAANSQAYNANSTGIFASIVSHSILPTKHEHWIVDSGATDHMVGNELLLNTSLTVPNSGKVQLPNDDSVIVTQSGNCQLEGGDDLFTGKVKGIGNEHNGLYTMRSPIANEGSSFKALAVADCREEWTICHQRLGHVPMAVIRKLIFGKKVKMFRSDNGGEFFNTQCKELFNSRGIIHQKFCSYTPQQNGVVERRHMHILETARAIRFQGHLPIRFWGECILVAVFIVNRVPSTVLGNKYPYCMIYKKQVDLCYMRTIGCLCYATNLIKGDKFGTRAIKSAMLGYSSTQKGYKLYDLGAKSINGTHLSFSN